The Chitinivibrionales bacterium nucleotide sequence ATCGAAAAAACCGGGCTCGCATTCTCTTCAGTCAATAACGGCGTGATGCACGCCTGCGGCCACGACATGCACACCGCCATCCTTGCGGGCGCGGCCCGCGCATTGGCGGCGCTGCGGGACCAATGGAAGGGCACGGTGGTGTTTCTGTTCCAGCCGAGCGAAGAGAGCGCGCCCGGCGGGGCCGTCGCCATGATCAGGGAAGGGGCTTTTCCCTCGCGCGCGAGCGCGGTGTTCGGCCTTCACGTGAACCCCGAGCACCAAAGCGGCACCGTGGCGATCAAGAACGGGCCCGACTACGCCGGCGTGGTCGACTTCGACGTCGTGGTGAAAGGCAAGGGCGGCCACGGCGCAGAGCCTGAAAAGGCGATCGATCCCATTGTTGCCGCGGCCGACATGGTGGCCGGCCTGGCCAAGCTTGCCAAAAAGGAATCGTCGCGCCGCGACCCGTGCATCGTGACCGTGGGGAAAATCAGCGCCGGCACCAAGTATAACATTATTCCCGAGCAGGCTTACTTTGGCGGCACCATGCGCGACATGTCGGAACCGCACCTGTTGTCGCTCATGCGAAAATCAAAACGCCTGATGGAATCAATTGCGCGAAAACACAAAGCGCGCGTGGAAGTGTTGTTTGACAAATCATATCCCCCGGGATTCAACAATCCAGCGCTGGCACGACGCGCCTTCCGCGTGCTGTCGAAAATACTTGGAAAGGGAAGGGTGACCTGGCGCATAAAACCGGTCATGCTCGCCGAAGATTTTTCCAGTTTCCAGAAAAAGGCGCCCGGCGTGTATTTCCACCTCGGCGTGCGGCCGAAGAACAGGAAAAAGGTGCCTGGAATCCACACTGCGGAATTTTCGCCGGACGAGGGGGCGATACTGACCGGCATAAAGGTGCACGCGGCGATGGTGATGGAAATGTTGGGCCTGGAATAAAATTGAGTGACTCGCCTATATGCGAATTAAATTAGCGGGGGAGGTCTCCCCCTGGGGTGCGGCTTCCGCCGCCTCCTTCACAATAAAAAAGAAGATCGAATGCCGGAGGCGGCGGCGATCCGCACCCACACCCCCTCTTTGGCGCCGGATTCCTATGGTTTGCGGAGTCCCGGGTGGCTAGCGATCCATCTGCGGCAGGTCACCGTGTGGAAGCATAAACTTTAGTTCTGGACAACCAACCTTTCCGAAAATGTCACTCCGCCGTCAAAGAGACTGACTAAATACACTCCGGCATGTAAAGTGGATGATACGCCTTTCAGCATGTTTCCGCCGGGCTTCAAGAATCTTGTGATGTCCAAATAATTGGCGATCAGACGTCCTTGGAGGTCGTACACTTTGAGCCTTGCTTTT carries:
- a CDS encoding M20 family metallopeptidase, producing the protein MKNAIAAAAQKAFAPAVRLRREIHRRPELSGRELATAARVRRELLSVGLSPKLCCNKTGVVASLKNGKGKTVALRADMDALPIIEKTGLAFSSVNNGVMHACGHDMHTAILAGAARALAALRDQWKGTVVFLFQPSEESAPGGAVAMIREGAFPSRASAVFGLHVNPEHQSGTVAIKNGPDYAGVVDFDVVVKGKGGHGAEPEKAIDPIVAAADMVAGLAKLAKKESSRRDPCIVTVGKISAGTKYNIIPEQAYFGGTMRDMSEPHLLSLMRKSKRLMESIARKHKARVEVLFDKSYPPGFNNPALARRAFRVLSKILGKGRVTWRIKPVMLAEDFSSFQKKAPGVYFHLGVRPKNRKKVPGIHTAEFSPDEGAILTGIKVHAAMVMEMLGLE